The Candidatus Lokiarchaeota archaeon genome includes a region encoding these proteins:
- a CDS encoding ferritin — MEISQKLTDALNDQINYELYSGYIYLSMATYMEEQNLNGMANWLKVQAEEEYEHAMKFWNHVADRGGRVTLAAI; from the coding sequence ATGGAAATTAGCCAAAAACTAACAGATGCGCTTAATGATCAAATCAACTACGAGCTATACAGTGGGTACATCTACCTGAGCATGGCCACATATATGGAAGAGCAGAACCTTAACGGAATGGCCAACTGGCTAAAGGTTCAAGCTGAAGAAGAATATGAGCACGCAATGAAATTCTGGAATCACGTAGCTGACCGAGGAGGCAGAGTCACGCTTGCAGCCATCG
- the mutL gene encoding DNA mismatch repair endonuclease MutL: MGEIRVLSEDTVSLIAAGEVIESPASVVKELIENSLDAEADRITVEIETGGVDRIRVSDNGIGILREDLPRCLERYSTSKIRNEEDLEAISTYGFRGEALSSIVAVADVDIKTKRAGQELAYEISANKNRISEIRTTSRPVGTTVNVSNLFQRVPARRKHLDGIRAESRKVTDVVRQHAIIRNDVGFKLLRDGNTILDCPPNQTTKDRVLCLLGSEVAAASTEVEFSENDIQITGFVVHPPHARGNRGREYISVRRRPVNSEKLASAIESAYGNRLMKGRYPICNINIDLEPHQVDENIHPNKREVKIWNATAVLKVVRKAVQIALDKKESTTVPTAQKEIQVTDSTQSKIISDSESEEAEKQLNLARAVPLLEQMSLEPLDESPSEAKEVVAGVFKVLGQIHQLYLLFEVEDGLLIVDQHAAHERILYEQMRKQVRAGPSSVQQLLEPIVLEMSKEDIDVILERKEALDTLGYCLERFGEREILVSTVPEILGKRASKEELVSLVDRILDIDEKYGAENFEDALLKITACHSAIRAGEYLDKKEAKDLLLNLLNSKNKYNCCHGRPSMMLLSKATLDKAIGRKGPEAVLRYMARHGVKPE, encoded by the coding sequence ATGGGCGAGATTCGGGTCTTAAGCGAGGATACCGTTTCGCTTATTGCTGCGGGAGAGGTTATCGAAAGTCCCGCTTCGGTTGTAAAAGAGCTAATCGAGAACTCACTTGATGCAGAAGCGGATAGGATAACCGTAGAAATAGAGACGGGTGGAGTTGATAGGATTCGGGTTTCTGATAACGGTATTGGTATTCTGAGAGAAGACCTGCCCCGTTGCTTGGAGCGATACTCTACCAGCAAAATAAGAAACGAAGAAGACTTGGAAGCAATATCAACATACGGATTCCGGGGAGAAGCTCTTTCAAGTATCGTTGCCGTGGCAGATGTGGATATCAAAACGAAACGTGCTGGACAGGAATTGGCCTACGAGATTTCAGCGAATAAGAATAGAATCTCCGAAATACGAACAACAAGTAGACCTGTTGGGACAACAGTAAATGTGAGCAATCTCTTTCAAAGAGTGCCAGCCAGGAGAAAACATCTTGATGGAATCAGAGCTGAAAGTCGGAAAGTGACCGATGTCGTAAGACAACATGCAATTATCAGAAATGATGTTGGATTCAAGCTGCTTAGGGACGGCAACACTATACTGGATTGTCCTCCAAATCAAACCACGAAGGATCGAGTATTATGCCTTCTGGGATCAGAAGTAGCTGCAGCAAGCACCGAAGTAGAGTTTTCTGAGAACGATATCCAAATCACTGGTTTTGTAGTTCACCCACCACACGCAAGGGGGAATAGAGGAAGGGAATATATATCAGTAAGAAGAAGACCTGTGAATAGTGAGAAGCTTGCTTCCGCAATTGAATCTGCTTATGGAAATCGATTGATGAAGGGCAGATATCCAATTTGTAACATAAACATAGACTTGGAACCGCATCAAGTAGACGAAAACATTCACCCAAACAAACGTGAAGTCAAAATCTGGAATGCCACAGCAGTTCTCAAAGTGGTTCGAAAGGCGGTACAAATAGCTCTCGATAAGAAAGAGAGCACAACTGTTCCAACAGCACAGAAAGAGATACAGGTTACTGATTCTACTCAGTCAAAGATTATCTCCGATAGTGAATCTGAAGAAGCTGAGAAACAGCTGAATCTTGCAAGGGCAGTGCCTCTTCTTGAACAGATGTCATTGGAACCTCTTGATGAGTCACCATCCGAAGCAAAGGAAGTAGTAGCTGGCGTGTTCAAAGTCCTTGGACAGATTCACCAACTCTACCTTCTCTTCGAGGTGGAAGACGGGCTTCTCATAGTAGATCAACATGCCGCTCATGAACGAATCTTGTATGAGCAAATGCGAAAGCAAGTGAGAGCAGGACCAAGTTCGGTACAGCAACTCCTAGAACCCATTGTTTTGGAAATGAGCAAGGAAGACATCGATGTGATACTGGAACGGAAAGAGGCTCTTGACACCCTAGGCTATTGCTTGGAACGCTTTGGGGAAAGGGAGATTCTTGTCTCAACTGTTCCTGAGATTTTAGGGAAAAGAGCTTCAAAGGAAGAATTAGTATCCCTTGTTGATAGAATTCTTGATATAGATGAAAAATACGGAGCCGAAAACTTTGAGGATGCACTACTCAAGATTACGGCTTGTCATTCGGCAATTCGCGCAGGAGAATATCTAGACAAGAAAGAAGCCAAGGATTTACTGCTCAATCTTCTGAATTCGAAAAACAAGTACAATTGTTGTCATGGCAGGCCTTCCATGATGCTTCTCTCAAAAGCCACCCTTGACAAAGCAATTGGGAGAAAGGGACCTGAAGCAGTTCTACGATATATGGCACGACACGGTGTAAAACCGGAATGA
- a CDS encoding amidohydrolase family protein: MEIKADLVAVNGNIITMDPEQPTATALAVKSYKVLAVGSDEMAMDLVSTAKRVIDLGGKTVVPGFVDAHCHLTQKGIRSSYVHLHDAKSPQEVKKRLKREVPKHEKGQWIRGFGWDESNWDEKRYLTRNDLDEISKEHPIAIDRVDLHLASVNSMALEELDIDLDQDGVEKDKKGKPTGVLKDIEGLYDNIEPSEKNVYEGVVAGNRLANEVGITTAVDNAPAGYLRSLRRAERTNELTARMIINPPVTQIDHLTELGITSGMGGAMVRIGGAKIFTDGSIGARTAALSEPYADDKDNTGKMLLNKEDFSSIIRKAMENDIQTVTHAIGDRAIEMVISSFEESSYTSKIRNQRHRIEHAELISLDQIRRAASLGLILSMQPNFVGRWQQKEGLYMDRLGEERVMTMNMFKAALDNGARLCFGSDGMPLGPIYGIWSAVSHHNPKVQLNVEEALRCYTMEGAYSSFVENIVGSLKEGKRADFAVLSDNILEVPPNEICDIEVERTILGGKVEYSNPKAVG, from the coding sequence ATGGAAATCAAAGCTGACCTTGTTGCCGTCAATGGTAACATCATCACTATGGATCCTGAGCAACCTACTGCAACAGCTCTAGCAGTCAAGAGCTACAAGGTTCTGGCAGTAGGAAGCGATGAGATGGCTATGGACCTTGTATCGACAGCCAAGAGGGTCATAGATCTTGGAGGCAAGACGGTCGTTCCAGGTTTTGTCGACGCTCATTGTCATCTCACACAGAAGGGAATCCGGTCTTCGTATGTTCATCTCCATGATGCTAAATCACCACAAGAAGTCAAGAAACGACTGAAAAGGGAAGTTCCCAAGCATGAGAAGGGTCAGTGGATAAGGGGCTTTGGTTGGGATGAAAGCAACTGGGATGAGAAACGGTATCTCACTAGAAATGACCTAGATGAAATAAGCAAAGAGCATCCCATAGCCATAGATCGCGTCGACCTACATCTTGCATCAGTAAATAGCATGGCACTCGAAGAACTCGATATCGATCTGGACCAAGATGGCGTGGAGAAAGATAAGAAAGGCAAACCCACGGGGGTTCTGAAGGACATAGAAGGACTCTATGATAACATCGAACCCAGTGAAAAGAATGTCTATGAGGGGGTTGTTGCTGGAAATAGACTCGCAAATGAAGTGGGTATTACTACAGCAGTGGATAATGCACCTGCCGGATATCTTCGATCACTCCGTAGAGCAGAACGCACAAATGAACTCACAGCCAGAATGATTATCAACCCACCTGTGACCCAAATAGATCACCTCACAGAACTAGGTATCACATCCGGTATGGGAGGAGCAATGGTTCGAATTGGTGGAGCCAAAATATTTACAGATGGCTCCATTGGTGCAAGAACAGCTGCTCTTTCTGAACCATATGCTGATGATAAAGACAACACCGGCAAAATGCTATTGAACAAGGAGGATTTTTCCAGCATCATTCGAAAGGCTATGGAGAATGACATACAGACTGTTACGCATGCAATCGGGGACCGAGCTATCGAGATGGTTATTTCATCATTTGAGGAATCCAGTTATACAAGTAAAATACGAAACCAAAGACATAGAATTGAGCATGCCGAGCTGATTAGCCTTGATCAGATTCGCCGAGCGGCAAGCTTGGGTCTGATTTTGTCAATGCAACCCAACTTCGTTGGCAGATGGCAGCAGAAAGAAGGGCTGTATATGGACCGACTTGGAGAAGAGCGGGTTATGACCATGAACATGTTCAAAGCTGCCCTTGACAATGGAGCTCGGTTGTGTTTCGGTTCTGATGGAATGCCCTTGGGCCCGATATATGGCATATGGTCTGCGGTATCACATCACAATCCCAAAGTGCAGCTAAATGTAGAAGAAGCACTAAGGTGTTACACAATGGAGGGAGCATATTCATCCTTTGTTGAGAATATCGTAGGCAGCCTAAAAGAGGGAAAAAGAGCTGATTTCGCGGTTCTGTCAGATAATATCCTAGAAGTACCACCCAACGAAATATGTGATATTGAAGTGGAAAGGACAATACTAGGCGGAAAGGTCGAATATAGTAATCCAAAAGCTGTAGGGTGA
- the fsa gene encoding fructose-6-phosphate aldolase, with protein sequence MKFFIDTADTEAIRKAHERGMVDGVTTNPTLVAREGRDFREIVDEIASFVDGPISLEVISEDADGMIEEARELDTWIDNAAIKIPMTWEGLTAVRVLSEEGINTNVTLCFSPNQALLAAKAGATFVSPFIGRLDDIGHTGMDIVVDIKEIYDNYAFDTEIIVASIRHPHHVYRAALSGADIATIPPSVLDKMVNHPLTDVGIERFLADWESMEE encoded by the coding sequence ATGAAGTTCTTTATTGACACAGCCGATACAGAAGCAATCAGGAAAGCCCACGAACGGGGCATGGTTGATGGAGTAACAACAAACCCAACGCTTGTAGCTAGAGAAGGAAGAGATTTTCGGGAGATTGTTGACGAGATAGCCTCCTTTGTTGACGGCCCTATAAGCCTAGAAGTTATCAGCGAAGATGCTGATGGGATGATTGAAGAGGCGCGTGAACTTGATACATGGATTGACAATGCTGCAATCAAGATACCTATGACATGGGAAGGTCTCACGGCTGTTCGAGTGCTCTCTGAAGAAGGCATTAATACCAATGTGACACTATGTTTTAGTCCAAATCAAGCTCTCCTTGCTGCAAAGGCAGGCGCAACATTCGTTTCGCCTTTCATAGGCCGATTGGATGATATCGGTCATACGGGTATGGACATTGTGGTCGATATCAAGGAAATCTATGATAACTACGCTTTCGATACCGAGATTATTGTTGCTAGTATTCGGCATCCACATCATGTATATCGAGCTGCCCTTAGTGGCGCGGACATAGCGACCATTCCTCCCTCAGTACTCGACAAGATGGTAAACCATCCGCTTACCGATGTTGGAATTGAGAGGTTCCTTGCTGACTGGGAAAGCATGGAAGAATAG
- a CDS encoding leucine-rich repeat protein yields MLSQGRSIVIERERNPQELIENLDHSDLQELRIIDCDTDSLSLESLRECKQLIELEITGTNLKTVGFEALSDCPNLRNLILSNNQLKSIDSSALSLCQDLVRIDVSENELEEVDLNPLKNLEKLADIDLTGNPLKSIDLEPLSASHQLENLMISHCKLRSMDLNPLRRKSELRTLYLNDNRISEINLGPLSHCTHLHTLSLGRNNLKSIDLVPIKHCVKLRVLNLGRNKLEELDIRPLKYCNYLHTLAVDEGVEIITGKTDPLKTRRIDRVHHINSIDLRSSEWV; encoded by the coding sequence ATGCTATCGCAAGGCAGAAGCATAGTTATCGAAAGAGAAAGGAATCCTCAAGAGTTAATCGAAAATCTTGACCATAGTGATCTTCAAGAGCTGCGGATTATTGATTGTGATACGGATTCACTAAGTCTAGAATCGTTGAGAGAATGCAAGCAGCTCATAGAGCTTGAGATAACTGGAACCAATCTGAAAACAGTCGGTTTCGAAGCTCTCTCTGATTGTCCTAACCTACGCAACTTGATTCTCAGCAACAACCAGTTGAAATCTATTGACTCTTCAGCACTGTCGCTTTGCCAAGATTTGGTGAGAATTGACGTTTCTGAAAATGAATTGGAAGAAGTGGATCTAAACCCATTAAAAAACCTAGAGAAACTAGCAGACATCGACTTGACAGGTAATCCACTGAAATCCATTGATTTGGAGCCGCTTTCTGCTAGTCACCAGCTTGAGAATCTGATGATTTCTCACTGTAAACTTAGATCCATGGATTTAAACCCGTTGAGAAGGAAATCAGAACTGAGGACACTATATCTCAACGACAACAGAATCAGTGAGATTAATCTCGGACCACTGAGTCACTGTACTCATTTGCATACCCTATCTCTCGGTAGAAACAACCTCAAGAGCATAGACCTTGTGCCAATCAAACATTGTGTGAAACTTCGAGTCTTGAATCTGGGCAGAAACAAGCTTGAGGAGCTAGATATACGGCCACTCAAGTACTGCAACTATCTTCATACCTTGGCTGTAGACGAAGGCGTAGAAATCATAACTGGAAAAACAGATCCTCTCAAAACGCGAAGAATAGATAGAGTCCATCACATAAATTCGATAGACCTCCGATCCTCCGAATGGGTGTGA
- the rpe gene encoding ribulose-phosphate 3-epimerase, with protein MDVIISPSILSADFAHLEEDIRKAEGGNPDYFHLDIMDGHFVPNISYGPIMAKTMKRITDKPLDAHLMITNPDKYIPDFIDAGVEIIYPQIEATYDIYRTVQLIVDLGATAGITLNPGTRVDQVIPLLDLIDYIMIMSVCPGFGGQEFIGSSIPRIRELRKILDDHKPEVKIAVDGGVGVSNIGELHAAGAEFFIAGSAIFKAKEIDNAIIQLREAAKGT; from the coding sequence ATGGACGTAATAATCTCCCCTTCCATACTCTCAGCCGACTTCGCTCATCTTGAGGAAGATATTCGAAAAGCTGAAGGAGGAAATCCAGACTATTTCCACCTTGATATCATGGATGGCCACTTCGTACCGAATATATCGTATGGTCCTATTATGGCCAAAACAATGAAGAGAATAACAGACAAGCCACTAGATGCACATTTGATGATCACGAACCCAGACAAGTATATTCCAGATTTCATTGATGCTGGTGTGGAGATCATCTATCCCCAGATCGAAGCCACCTATGACATCTATAGGACCGTTCAGCTAATTGTGGATCTCGGAGCAACAGCCGGAATCACCTTGAATCCAGGAACACGAGTAGATCAGGTCATTCCTTTGCTTGATCTCATTGATTACATCATGATTATGAGCGTCTGTCCAGGCTTTGGCGGACAAGAATTCATCGGCTCCTCTATCCCACGCATTAGAGAATTGAGAAAGATTCTTGATGATCACAAACCCGAAGTCAAGATAGCAGTTGATGGGGGAGTGGGAGTATCAAACATAGGTGAGCTTCATGCTGCAGGAGCAGAATTCTTCATAGCTGGCTCAGCGATTTTCAAAGCAAAGGAGATTGACAACGCAATTATTCAGCTTCGAGAAGCTGCAAAAGGCACTTAG
- the mutS gene encoding DNA mismatch repair protein MutS codes for MKKLTPMQRQYLELKRQHKDCLLLFRLGDFYELFNEDAEIASEILDIVLTSRGEGVDSWPMCGVPYHSVEQYIAELLEAGHTVALADQVEDSSEAKGLVRREVVRVITPGTVLESSMLESNANNYLTAMVVHEEMIGLAAVDISTGEFIATEFEAEPDSEEVMSELARLNPSELLLPESMAGEKIVQDLREGVKKVDFREDLDFSARSAERAVKEQFGVTTLDGYGLADKPVALGAVGAILAYLSEVHRGQKAALTGISTYSIQDHMTIDAITQRNLELVKNARDGSTRGTLLSVLSETSTPMGRRKLKQWMLQPLMDSSSINERLDAVEEIARSALVRKNIAEKLDKTGDFERLVSRIAFGTANARDLVSLRTVLAKIPEIREILQSCDCSILQSAADSIDALEDLRNTLEEAVVDDPPATVKEGGIIKDGYDEQLDSMKSEIAADKEWIRSLQGKERKRTGIKSLKVGYNKVFGYYLEVTNTNTDKVPPEYERKQTLTNSERYITPELKEKEATVLAGEEKINHLEYELYEDLRAEVKEVVKPLRRNSQAIALADVIVSLAEVAVKRGYNRPKIVEDKTIRVVEGRHPAMEVALGRNEFVPNSLSMGEDGTTLLILTGPNMGGKSTYMRQNALIVLLAQMGSFVPAKRATVGLVDRIFTRVGAFDDLTASQSTFMVEMIETANILNNATERSLVILDEVGRGTSTYDGMALAWAVAEEIAKMKTRTLFATHYHHLTQMAEDYHGIKNVHTLAKEAGDDIVFLYKVVGGPTDESYGVHVASLAGVPEPVVSRAAEMLVRFENEKPVAVTGESSEEPVVKQMSLEPLTVEDPILEEIKHMDLDRTTPIDSLLALREFQERIRDRE; via the coding sequence TTGAAGAAACTCACACCTATGCAGAGACAGTATCTAGAGCTCAAAAGACAGCATAAGGATTGTTTGTTGTTGTTCCGCTTAGGCGACTTTTACGAGCTGTTTAATGAAGACGCTGAAATCGCCTCAGAAATCCTAGATATTGTCTTGACATCCCGAGGTGAAGGTGTAGACAGCTGGCCAATGTGTGGTGTCCCATATCATTCAGTAGAGCAGTATATAGCAGAGCTGCTTGAAGCCGGACATACGGTTGCCCTAGCAGATCAAGTAGAGGATTCTTCAGAAGCAAAAGGACTGGTCCGGAGAGAGGTGGTACGAGTAATCACTCCAGGTACCGTGCTTGAGAGCTCGATGCTTGAAAGTAATGCAAACAACTACTTGACCGCCATGGTTGTCCACGAAGAAATGATAGGGCTTGCCGCAGTTGATATATCTACAGGAGAGTTCATAGCAACCGAGTTTGAAGCTGAACCTGATAGTGAGGAGGTCATGAGTGAGCTCGCTAGGTTGAATCCGTCTGAGCTTCTGTTACCTGAGTCCATGGCCGGAGAGAAAATTGTCCAGGATTTGCGAGAGGGCGTAAAGAAGGTAGATTTCAGAGAGGATTTGGATTTCTCAGCCAGATCAGCAGAAAGGGCTGTCAAGGAGCAATTTGGTGTAACAACTCTTGACGGATATGGCCTCGCTGATAAGCCCGTTGCACTCGGAGCTGTCGGTGCTATCTTGGCGTATCTCTCCGAGGTACATAGAGGACAGAAGGCGGCCTTGACCGGAATCAGCACATACTCTATTCAGGACCATATGACAATTGATGCGATTACCCAGCGCAATCTTGAACTAGTCAAGAATGCTAGAGACGGGTCTACCCGCGGCACCCTTCTTTCCGTCCTTTCTGAAACAAGTACTCCCATGGGTCGAAGAAAACTCAAACAGTGGATGCTTCAACCCCTCATGGACAGTAGCAGTATCAATGAGCGACTTGATGCGGTTGAAGAAATTGCGAGATCTGCACTGGTCAGAAAGAATATTGCAGAGAAGCTCGACAAGACCGGAGATTTTGAGCGTCTTGTGAGCAGGATTGCATTTGGTACAGCCAATGCCCGAGACTTGGTCTCTTTGAGAACTGTTCTTGCCAAGATTCCCGAAATACGAGAGATTCTCCAGAGCTGTGATTGTTCGATTCTGCAATCAGCTGCTGACTCCATTGATGCACTTGAGGATTTGAGGAACACACTGGAGGAAGCAGTTGTTGATGATCCCCCTGCCACTGTGAAAGAAGGAGGGATAATCAAAGATGGCTATGATGAACAACTAGACTCCATGAAATCAGAGATAGCGGCAGACAAGGAATGGATTAGATCTTTGCAGGGCAAGGAGCGAAAAAGAACTGGAATAAAATCGCTGAAAGTTGGATACAACAAAGTCTTCGGATACTACCTTGAAGTAACAAACACCAATACTGACAAGGTTCCGCCCGAGTATGAACGGAAACAAACACTAACCAATTCGGAGCGATATATCACTCCAGAGCTAAAAGAGAAGGAAGCCACTGTTCTTGCTGGAGAGGAGAAAATCAATCATCTGGAATATGAGCTTTATGAGGATTTGAGAGCAGAAGTGAAGGAAGTGGTCAAACCGCTACGAAGGAATTCACAGGCTATTGCTCTTGCAGATGTCATTGTTTCATTAGCAGAAGTTGCAGTCAAGAGAGGATACAACCGACCGAAGATTGTCGAGGATAAGACAATCCGGGTAGTAGAAGGCAGACACCCGGCAATGGAAGTGGCACTGGGTAGAAACGAATTCGTCCCAAACAGCCTATCAATGGGCGAAGACGGAACTACGCTGTTGATTTTAACAGGGCCTAACATGGGAGGGAAGAGCACGTATATGCGACAGAATGCACTCATTGTCCTCCTTGCTCAAATGGGATCCTTTGTTCCTGCCAAGAGAGCCACGGTAGGACTGGTTGACAGAATCTTCACAAGGGTGGGCGCTTTTGACGACTTGACAGCCAGCCAATCCACGTTCATGGTGGAGATGATCGAAACCGCGAACATCCTCAACAATGCCACCGAACGGAGCCTCGTTATTCTCGACGAAGTTGGTCGCGGTACAAGTACCTATGACGGTATGGCTCTTGCATGGGCAGTAGCTGAAGAGATTGCCAAGATGAAGACACGAACACTCTTTGCCACCCATTATCATCATCTTACTCAGATGGCTGAAGACTATCATGGTATCAAGAACGTACATACCCTAGCAAAAGAAGCGGGCGACGATATTGTTTTTCTCTACAAGGTAGTTGGAGGGCCTACTGACGAAAGCTATGGTGTACATGTGGCATCCTTGGCAGGAGTACCTGAGCCTGTAGTAAGCAGAGCAGCAGAAATGCTGGTAAGATTTGAGAATGAAAAACCCGTAGCAGTGACCGGAGAATCAAGCGAAGAACCTGTTGTGAAGCAGATGAGTCTCGAACCATTGACTGTGGAAGATCCGATTCTAGAAGAAATCAAGCATATGGATTTAGACAGAACAACACCCATAGATTCGCTTCTTGCTCTACGGGAATTTCAAGAAAGAATTCGTGACAGGGAATAA
- a CDS encoding 4Fe-4S dicluster domain-containing protein, which translates to MEIEIDHDKCVGAAVCVDVCPTAVFELNDDDKAEAPLVDECIECCACVENCPEMAITHSSC; encoded by the coding sequence ATTGAAATCGAAATCGATCACGACAAGTGCGTGGGAGCGGCTGTCTGTGTTGACGTTTGTCCCACAGCAGTCTTTGAACTCAACGACGATGACAAAGCAGAAGCACCCCTTGTAGATGAATGCATTGAGTGCTGCGCTTGTGTGGAAAATTGTCCCGAAATGGCAATCACACACAGCTCATGCTAG
- a CDS encoding aminotransferase class I/II-fold pyridoxal phosphate-dependent enzyme: protein MVFERMPLEYWFDKWQYEVDYDIGESGMKFLTLEEMDIDLENVELRYGYHLGCPELRQLIANQYEGITMDNVAVTTGASEANFSIISHLVGKNDHVVVEHPTYPSLYQVPRSLERDLTLFHLRRENNFKPDLDELDQIVKPETTLISLTHPNNPTGSMIDESQIKRAIEIAEDMDAHLMVDETYRDLTFREPPRQAATLSLSAISITSMSKVYGLPGIRIGWAIAEEPVIQAIRTVREQITICNSALGEAIAIEVLRQRDAILGEMETMLSQNYAILKDWMEEQSWLEWVEPEGGMVCAPWLANGESTKKLCQLLVKKYRTFTVPGYGLEMDKHLRIGFGGEKEELIEGLNRLEKALKDLYG from the coding sequence ATGGTTTTTGAACGCATGCCACTCGAATACTGGTTTGATAAATGGCAGTATGAGGTCGACTATGACATTGGCGAGAGCGGTATGAAATTTCTAACCCTCGAAGAAATGGATATTGACTTAGAGAATGTCGAGCTCCGTTATGGATATCACCTTGGATGCCCTGAGCTCCGCCAATTAATAGCGAATCAGTATGAAGGAATCACAATGGACAATGTAGCGGTAACGACGGGTGCCAGCGAAGCGAATTTCTCGATTATATCGCACCTCGTGGGTAAGAATGATCATGTTGTCGTTGAACATCCTACTTATCCCTCGCTCTATCAAGTTCCCAGATCGCTGGAACGCGACTTGACTCTATTTCATCTGAGACGGGAAAACAACTTCAAGCCAGATTTGGATGAGCTTGACCAAATCGTCAAGCCTGAAACAACCCTCATTTCTCTTACACATCCGAATAACCCCACTGGTTCGATGATTGATGAAAGCCAAATCAAGAGAGCAATAGAAATAGCAGAAGACATGGATGCGCATCTAATGGTAGACGAAACCTATAGAGATCTCACGTTCAGAGAACCACCACGACAGGCCGCTACACTAAGCCTTTCCGCCATCAGCATAACGAGTATGTCCAAAGTCTACGGTCTACCAGGCATTCGCATAGGATGGGCGATTGCGGAAGAACCAGTCATTCAAGCAATACGCACAGTGCGGGAACAAATTACCATATGCAATTCTGCTCTTGGTGAAGCTATTGCAATTGAAGTATTGAGGCAAAGAGATGCCATACTTGGTGAAATGGAAACCATGCTTTCTCAAAATTATGCCATACTCAAGGATTGGATGGAAGAGCAGAGCTGGCTTGAATGGGTTGAACCAGAAGGCGGCATGGTCTGTGCACCTTGGCTTGCCAATGGGGAATCAACCAAGAAGCTATGTCAACTACTGGTCAAGAAGTACCGCACATTTACGGTACCAGGCTATGGCCTTGAAATGGATAAACATCTGAGAATAGGATTCGGCGGCGAAAAAGAAGAGCTCATTGAAGGGCTTAATCGCCTAGAAAAGGCGCTCAAGGATCTATATGGATAG